The proteins below are encoded in one region of Oncorhynchus gorbuscha isolate QuinsamMale2020 ecotype Even-year linkage group LG01, OgorEven_v1.0, whole genome shotgun sequence:
- the LOC124045955 gene encoding rho GTPase-activating protein 20-like isoform X2, translating to MKMKTLAHRRQSAPSLVISKALTKSRSMSRENCLSPVSPETCPLVQAFLSPGRVFLAHAHTQLKTGLQTQERHLFLFTDTLLIAKAKSSTHFKLKAQVRLCEMWTAGCMEEVCEGSTSLDRSFVMGWPTFNCVATFSSVEHKEKWLFLIKSRINEEKEKDDPKTIPLKIFAKDIGNCAYAKTLAVSNSDSTTDVIQMALEQFGISGCVKDHQLWVSSIKDDSPYPLIGHEFPFSIKMSHIRDGGGGGGKDAVPSPEGQGAMLLDQCLPPDTQCQFILKSSRVGPKQALLLEPGQKSFKRKRPLINWAFWRGSSSQLDSVPLSPTSLSPTLGCLFGRSLSSICPPDHTLPKPVMDMLVFLYQEGPYTRGIFRRSAGAKACRELRDRLDNGTEDTHTLTHESVFVTAAVFKDFLRNIPGSLLCVNLYEQWVAVMAQEEEEQRMQAIHRLVHLLPSENLLLLRHVVAMLHCIQDNAGDNQMNAFNLSVCIAPSMLWTLSPCSPEGEATKKVCELVRFLIENCRKVLGDDVPSLFSGFPQKSDSSDHGSDVSSFQMNDSSYDSLENELNEDPESPFQESHPLRDKAKPDSCSRDSVITLSDCEPDPDPEAEADLLHIPPLARPRKFTPALRQPRPRQCYVQSQGPRRLRRSSEPAIGHTPGALIIQSDKHHLASRKASYDASMEGEEEEEEDEVFQGLRALQLKEKVIASGERGGVGTLGQRKLKHTPPSPLRLDASCSSLSSPATSPTGSSLSSLDSAFSQYSTDYVTSAGFLLAESSPPLPPFTPLPQVLTPRREIQWTGVKAIPLIPPGYPLPTTDCIPTPGSRGTSDCHYGNPTMDTWRRKWGRGKGLASQKPQRVKV from the exons GTCATCCACACACTTTAAACTGAAGGCTCAGGTGCGATTGTGTGAGATGTGGACAGCAGGCTGTATGGAGGAGGTGTGTGAGGGCAGCACCAGTCTAGACAGGAGCTTTGTCATGGGCTGGCCTACCTTCAACTGTGTCGCcacattcag ttcTGTGGAGCACAAGGAGAAGTGGCTTTTTCTCATCAAAAG TCGAATAAacgaagagaaagagaaggatgaCCCCAAGACTATTCCTCTGAAGATATTTGCAAAGGACATTGGGAATTGTGCTTAT GCAAAGACTCTAGCTGTAAGTAATTCAGACAGCACCACTGATGTCATCCAAATGGCACTAGAGCAGTTTGGCATTTCGGGCTGTGTGAAAGACCACCAGTTGTGGGTGAGCTCCATTAAAGATGACTCCCCCTACCCACTCATTG GGCACGAGTTTCCTTTCAGTATCAAGATGAGTCACATTCgtgatggaggaggtggtggagggaagGATGCAGTTCCTTCTCCAGAGGGCCAGGGGGCGATGCTGCTGGACCAGTGTCTCCCTCCAGACACCCAGTGCCAGTTCATCCTCAAGTCCAGCCGTGTGGGTCCCAAACAGGCTCTGCTCTTAG agCCAGGCCAGAAATCCTTTAAGAGGAAGAGGCCGTTGATTAACTGGGCCTTCTGGAGGGGTTCCAGTAGCCAGCTGGACAGTGTCCCCCTGTCCCCCACCTCTCTGTCCCCTACCCTGGGATGCCTGTTCGGACGGTCTCTCAGTTCCATCTGCCCTCCTGACCACACCCTGCCCAAACCTGTCATGGACATGCTGGTGTTTCTGTACCAGGAGGGTCCATACACCAGGGGTATATTCCGTCGCTCTGCAGGAGCCAAAGCCTGCAGAGAGCTGAGAGACAGACTGGACAATgggacagaggacacacacacactcacacacgagtCTGTGTTTGTCACTGCTGCAGTCTTCAAG GACTTCCTGCGGAACATTCCGGGCAGTCTGCTGTGTGTGAATCTGTATGAGCAGTGGGTTGCAGTGATGGCgcaagaggaggaagagcagaggATGCAAGCCATCCACAG GTTGGTCCATCTTCTGCCCAGTGAGAACCTGTTGCTACTCAGACATGTGGTTGCCATGCTCCACTGTATCCAAGACAACGCAGGCGACAACCAGATGAATGCCTTCAACCTGTCAGTGTGCATCGCTCCCAGCATGCTGTGGACCCTGTCCCCCTGTAGCCCAGAGGGGGAGGCAACCAAGAAG GTCTGTGAGCTTGTTCGGTTCCTGATTGAGAACTGCAGGAAGGTCTTGGGAGATGACGTCCCCTCTCTGTTTAGTGGATTCCCTCAGAAGAGCGATAGCAGCGACCATGGATCAG ACGTGTCCTCTTTCCAGATGAATGACTCATCCTATGACAGTCTGGAGAATGAGTTAAACGAGGACCCAGAGTCGCCCTTCCAGGAGTCCCACCCTCTGAGAGACAAGGCCAAGCCTGACAGCTGCAGCAGAGACTCTGTCATCACCCTGAGTGACTGTGAACCCGACCCTGACCCAGAGGCTGAGGCTGATCTCCTACATATTCCCCCACTTGCCAGACCCAGAAAGTTCACCCCCGCCCTACGGCAACCACGCCCACGCCAGTGCTATGTCCAATCACAGGGCCCTAGGAGGTTACGACGCAGCTCAGAGCCTGCCATCGGACACACCCCCGGAGCTCTGATCATCCAATCGGATAAGCACCATTTGGCGTCTCGTAAAGCGAGCTATGACGCGtcgatggagggagaggaagaggaggaggaggatgaagtgtTTCAGGGGCTTAGGGCTCTGCAGCTGAAAGAAAAAGTGATCGCaagtggagaaagaggaggggttgGAACTCTCGGGCAGAGGAAACTGAAACACACCCCACCCTCTCCTTTACGACTGGACGCCAGCTGCTCTAGCCTGTCCTCCCCAGCAACCTCCCCCACAGGCTCCTCCCTTAGCTCCTTAGACTCCGCCTTCTCCCAATATTCCACAGACTATGTCACCAGTGCCGGCTTCCTGTTGGCTGAGTCTTCCCCCCCGCTCCCCCCTTTCACCCCGCTCCCCCAAGTGCTCACCCCCCGAAGAGAGATACAGTGGACTGGAGTGAAAGCCATCCCCCTCATTCCTCCCGGATACCCTCTACCCACCACGGACTGCATCCCAACACCTGGCTCAAGAGGAACCTCCGACTGTCACTACGGCAACCCGACAATGGACACCTGGAGGAGGAAGTGGGGAAGGGGAAAGGGGTTAGCCTCCCAAAAGCCTCAGAGGGTAAAGGTGTAG
- the LOC124045955 gene encoding rho GTPase-activating protein 20-like isoform X3 gives MKTLAHRRQSAPSLVISKALTKSRSMSRENCLSPVSPETCPLVQAFLSPGRVFLAHAHTQLKTGLQTQERHLFLFTDTLLIAKAKSSTHFKLKAQVRLCEMWTAGCMEEVCEGSTSLDRSFVMGWPTFNCVATFSSVEHKEKWLFLIKSRINEEKEKDDPKTIPLKIFAKDIGNCAYAKTLAVSNSDSTTDVIQMALEQFGISGCVKDHQLWVSSIKDDSPYPLIGHEFPFSIKMSHIRDGGGGGGKDAVPSPEGQGAMLLDQCLPPDTQCQFILKSSRVGPKQALLLEPGQKSFKRKRPLINWAFWRGSSSQLDSVPLSPTSLSPTLGCLFGRSLSSICPPDHTLPKPVMDMLVFLYQEGPYTRGIFRRSAGAKACRELRDRLDNGTEDTHTLTHESVFVTAAVFKDFLRNIPGSLLCVNLYEQWVAVMAQEEEEQRMQAIHRLVHLLPSENLLLLRHVVAMLHCIQDNAGDNQMNAFNLSVCIAPSMLWTLSPCSPEGEATKKVCELVRFLIENCRKVLGDDVPSLFSGFPQKSDSSDHGSDVSSFQMNDSSYDSLENELNEDPESPFQESHPLRDKAKPDSCSRDSVITLSDCEPDPDPEAEADLLHIPPLARPRKFTPALRQPRPRQCYVQSQGPRRLRRSSEPAIGHTPGALIIQSDKHHLASRKASYDASMEGEEEEEEDEVFQGLRALQLKEKVIASGERGGVGTLGQRKLKHTPPSPLRLDASCSSLSSPATSPTGSSLSSLDSAFSQYSTDYVTSAGFLLAESSPPLPPFTPLPQVLTPRREIQWTGVKAIPLIPPGYPLPTTDCIPTPGSRGTSDCHYGNPTMDTWRRKWGRGKGLASQKPQRVKV, from the exons GTCATCCACACACTTTAAACTGAAGGCTCAGGTGCGATTGTGTGAGATGTGGACAGCAGGCTGTATGGAGGAGGTGTGTGAGGGCAGCACCAGTCTAGACAGGAGCTTTGTCATGGGCTGGCCTACCTTCAACTGTGTCGCcacattcag ttcTGTGGAGCACAAGGAGAAGTGGCTTTTTCTCATCAAAAG TCGAATAAacgaagagaaagagaaggatgaCCCCAAGACTATTCCTCTGAAGATATTTGCAAAGGACATTGGGAATTGTGCTTAT GCAAAGACTCTAGCTGTAAGTAATTCAGACAGCACCACTGATGTCATCCAAATGGCACTAGAGCAGTTTGGCATTTCGGGCTGTGTGAAAGACCACCAGTTGTGGGTGAGCTCCATTAAAGATGACTCCCCCTACCCACTCATTG GGCACGAGTTTCCTTTCAGTATCAAGATGAGTCACATTCgtgatggaggaggtggtggagggaagGATGCAGTTCCTTCTCCAGAGGGCCAGGGGGCGATGCTGCTGGACCAGTGTCTCCCTCCAGACACCCAGTGCCAGTTCATCCTCAAGTCCAGCCGTGTGGGTCCCAAACAGGCTCTGCTCTTAG agCCAGGCCAGAAATCCTTTAAGAGGAAGAGGCCGTTGATTAACTGGGCCTTCTGGAGGGGTTCCAGTAGCCAGCTGGACAGTGTCCCCCTGTCCCCCACCTCTCTGTCCCCTACCCTGGGATGCCTGTTCGGACGGTCTCTCAGTTCCATCTGCCCTCCTGACCACACCCTGCCCAAACCTGTCATGGACATGCTGGTGTTTCTGTACCAGGAGGGTCCATACACCAGGGGTATATTCCGTCGCTCTGCAGGAGCCAAAGCCTGCAGAGAGCTGAGAGACAGACTGGACAATgggacagaggacacacacacactcacacacgagtCTGTGTTTGTCACTGCTGCAGTCTTCAAG GACTTCCTGCGGAACATTCCGGGCAGTCTGCTGTGTGTGAATCTGTATGAGCAGTGGGTTGCAGTGATGGCgcaagaggaggaagagcagaggATGCAAGCCATCCACAG GTTGGTCCATCTTCTGCCCAGTGAGAACCTGTTGCTACTCAGACATGTGGTTGCCATGCTCCACTGTATCCAAGACAACGCAGGCGACAACCAGATGAATGCCTTCAACCTGTCAGTGTGCATCGCTCCCAGCATGCTGTGGACCCTGTCCCCCTGTAGCCCAGAGGGGGAGGCAACCAAGAAG GTCTGTGAGCTTGTTCGGTTCCTGATTGAGAACTGCAGGAAGGTCTTGGGAGATGACGTCCCCTCTCTGTTTAGTGGATTCCCTCAGAAGAGCGATAGCAGCGACCATGGATCAG ACGTGTCCTCTTTCCAGATGAATGACTCATCCTATGACAGTCTGGAGAATGAGTTAAACGAGGACCCAGAGTCGCCCTTCCAGGAGTCCCACCCTCTGAGAGACAAGGCCAAGCCTGACAGCTGCAGCAGAGACTCTGTCATCACCCTGAGTGACTGTGAACCCGACCCTGACCCAGAGGCTGAGGCTGATCTCCTACATATTCCCCCACTTGCCAGACCCAGAAAGTTCACCCCCGCCCTACGGCAACCACGCCCACGCCAGTGCTATGTCCAATCACAGGGCCCTAGGAGGTTACGACGCAGCTCAGAGCCTGCCATCGGACACACCCCCGGAGCTCTGATCATCCAATCGGATAAGCACCATTTGGCGTCTCGTAAAGCGAGCTATGACGCGtcgatggagggagaggaagaggaggaggaggatgaagtgtTTCAGGGGCTTAGGGCTCTGCAGCTGAAAGAAAAAGTGATCGCaagtggagaaagaggaggggttgGAACTCTCGGGCAGAGGAAACTGAAACACACCCCACCCTCTCCTTTACGACTGGACGCCAGCTGCTCTAGCCTGTCCTCCCCAGCAACCTCCCCCACAGGCTCCTCCCTTAGCTCCTTAGACTCCGCCTTCTCCCAATATTCCACAGACTATGTCACCAGTGCCGGCTTCCTGTTGGCTGAGTCTTCCCCCCCGCTCCCCCCTTTCACCCCGCTCCCCCAAGTGCTCACCCCCCGAAGAGAGATACAGTGGACTGGAGTGAAAGCCATCCCCCTCATTCCTCCCGGATACCCTCTACCCACCACGGACTGCATCCCAACACCTGGCTCAAGAGGAACCTCCGACTGTCACTACGGCAACCCGACAATGGACACCTGGAGGAGGAAGTGGGGAAGGGGAAAGGGGTTAGCCTCCCAAAAGCCTCAGAGGGTAAAGGTGTAG